ACCGACGTACGTCGGCACGATCCCAGAGTTCTCGGCAGCGATGATCAACGCGAGATCAATTCGCAACCGAGACCCAATGTGGCAGAGAATATCGAATGGTGTAACATTACGAGAGGAAATGGACGTCCCCGAGGACACCATTGTTTTCGCTGATAGTGGTGGGTTCGATTTCGCCAACGAAGAAGTGGACACTACCCCAGCAAAAACGCTTGATACCCAGAGACAATTGGACGCGGACATCCTCGGTACAGTCGACATTCCTCTCTCAAGGGAGAATCGGGCAGCAGAAAACCAACGGCGAATCGACCAAAGCATCGAGTACGCACTCAAAGCGAGCGACCATCACGATGGGGAGGGCCTTCTCTTCGCGAGTGTCCATGGTTACGATCCAGAGACGATCCGGAATAACATACAATACTTAGAGAAGAATGGTGAATTCGATGGCTATGCCCTCGGAAGTATGGTTCCAATACGAACCGATTATAAAAAGGTAACAAAACTGATACTATCTGCACGAAACGCGACAGACAAGCACCTGCACGTGTATGGTCTTGGAGGTCTCGTCTATCAACCACTGCTACTCTACTTGGGGGTCGACAGTTTCGACTCTTCGGCCTTCATTCGTAGTGCAGGCAACCGGAACTACCTAATTCCGGGATTCGGGGGAGAAGAACTACGGAATATCGAGGAACTAGACAGGCTCCCCTGTCCCTGCCCAGTGTGTGGACAAAAATCACTCGACGAGATTCGCGAAGACCGAACTGCCCTGACCCAGCATAATCTCTGGGCACTTGCGACCGAGCTGCGACGCTTCCGGTATGTCGCCGAATCTGGTCGAGATATTGAGGAGTACCTCGACTTGCGCTTCAGCGGCAATGAGGTCACTAAGCGGGCATACGAAACCGCGAAGCAACAGATGAGGAGGCTCACATGAGCGATGAGAGACCAACTGTAAGGCCAGTCACTCTCAGCCGGATGGCTGAACTGGCTCATGCCTGTGAAGCAGTTAGCAAGTCAACTGTAGATCTTGAGGACGAATTGGAGGTAAGTCACCGCCGTGCACGTGAAACAATCCTCGAAGCAAAGCGTATCTCCTTGCTCGACGAAGATGATTCTGGCGAGGAACCAGTCTATACGACGACTGATGTCGGTTTGTCATTCCTTAGTGCAATTCGCGACGAGGACTGGAGCCAAGTAAGTACAATCTTGGAGACACGTAGTCCCCACTACGGGACATTCATCGAGGTTCTCGAAAACGTCGAAAACGCT
The Halorientalis litorea DNA segment above includes these coding regions:
- a CDS encoding tRNA-guanine transglycosylase, with product MLYRRRKLDLPRGELDTPVLFPVRNIGKRSSDNTPTYVGTIPEFSAAMINARSIRNRDPMWQRISNGVTLREEMDVPEDTIVFADSGGFDFANEEVDTTPAKTLDTQRQLDADILGTVDIPLSRENRAAENQRRIDQSIEYALKASDHHDGEGLLFASVHGYDPETIRNNIQYLEKNGEFDGYALGSMVPIRTDYKKVTKLILSARNATDKHLHVYGLGGLVYQPLLLYLGVDSFDSSAFIRSAGNRNYLIPGFGGEELRNIEELDRLPCPCPVCGQKSLDEIREDRTALTQHNLWALATELRRFRYVAESGRDIEEYLDLRFSGNEVTKRAYETAKQQMRRLT